One segment of Leptospiraceae bacterium DNA contains the following:
- a CDS encoding AarF/ABC1/UbiB kinase family protein, with product MKRVLSPEKIQKREENIYAKLGKDCKELFLNLGGVYIKLGQFLSNMGHILPDYFISEFKDLQDRIPPHSFEEIKLRFYKETNNNIEEVFPEINKIPLAAASTAQVYQARLGDEKVVIKVLYPGIEKLVEKDLKTVLFVMKRINRYLVTYDYKQIHSEVATIVTREMDLSEEAKSIEKMASYFATEKDYVFPSVYHDYTTKGILVTKFIEGVKISETKSVAKRNGRKSRPLDLLVRAYILMVFQYRFFHADPHSGNLIYTTDGKLCFIDFGAVSDVNEITAVSLKKIISSAMSKDYYGVIEGMEEMGFFDKNVNKEKLEQIVKFALEKLERFITNTDFFRNISIEQLNPEEAYIFLKGINSSLSDILKIARVPSNYVMLERTLGLIMGNIAILDPYRSVFDYGENYFQTIAIGETGILEKMMNDEGKELLATSLLIPSELHKALLTLNRGRLIIHNKDIEKQTETIQVLGSQFLYTIIAIASVYFGNHFYGIFNIYPSLFFYSIAGISGLSLLSSFIKNRHGKL from the coding sequence ATGAAGCGGGTATTATCCCCTGAGAAAATTCAAAAAAGAGAAGAGAATATTTATGCAAAACTCGGGAAAGATTGCAAAGAACTTTTCCTAAACCTAGGGGGAGTTTACATAAAATTAGGTCAATTTCTATCGAATATGGGTCATATTCTACCCGATTACTTTATTTCTGAATTCAAAGATTTACAAGATCGAATTCCCCCGCACTCCTTTGAGGAAATTAAATTAAGATTCTATAAAGAAACTAACAATAATATAGAAGAAGTTTTTCCTGAAATCAATAAAATACCTTTAGCTGCAGCGTCTACTGCTCAAGTCTATCAAGCTCGATTGGGTGATGAAAAAGTAGTGATAAAAGTTTTATATCCTGGAATTGAAAAATTGGTGGAGAAGGATTTAAAAACAGTCTTATTCGTTATGAAACGAATCAATCGATATCTTGTAACATATGATTACAAACAAATCCATAGTGAAGTGGCGACTATTGTAACAAGAGAAATGGATTTATCAGAAGAAGCTAAGTCAATTGAAAAAATGGCAAGTTATTTTGCCACAGAGAAGGACTATGTTTTTCCTTCGGTTTACCATGATTATACGACAAAAGGGATTTTAGTTACAAAGTTTATCGAAGGTGTAAAAATTTCAGAAACAAAATCTGTAGCCAAACGAAATGGTAGAAAGTCTCGACCATTAGATTTATTAGTTAGAGCTTATATATTAATGGTATTCCAATACAGATTTTTCCATGCTGATCCGCATTCCGGCAATTTAATATATACCACCGATGGAAAATTATGCTTTATAGATTTTGGGGCAGTAAGTGATGTAAATGAAATTACTGCTGTATCCTTAAAGAAAATTATTTCTTCTGCTATGAGTAAAGATTACTACGGAGTAATCGAAGGTATGGAAGAAATGGGCTTTTTTGATAAAAATGTAAATAAAGAAAAATTAGAACAAATTGTTAAATTTGCACTAGAAAAACTCGAAAGATTTATTACGAATACAGATTTTTTCAGAAATATTTCTATCGAACAATTAAATCCTGAAGAGGCATATATATTCCTAAAAGGAATTAACTCCAGTCTTTCTGATATTTTAAAAATTGCGAGAGTACCATCAAACTATGTAATGTTGGAAAGAACTCTTGGCCTCATTATGGGAAATATTGCAATTTTGGACCCGTATCGGTCTGTATTTGATTATGGAGAGAATTATTTCCAAACGATTGCGATTGGTGAAACTGGTATTTTAGAAAAAATGATGAATGATGAGGGAAAAGAACTATTAGCTACCTCTTTATTAATTCCAAGCGAACTACACAAAGCACTCCTTACTTTAAACCGAGGAAGGCTAATTATTCACAATAAAGACATCGAAAAACAAACTGAGACAATACAGGTATTAGGCTCACAGTTTTTATATACAATTATAGCAATAGCATCCGTTTATTTTGGAAATCATTTCTACGGAATTTTTAATATATATCCATCTTTATTCTTTTACTCAATTGCAGGAATAAGCGGATTATCATTATTGTCCTCTTTCATAAAAAATCGCCATGGAAAACTATAA
- a CDS encoding Gfo/Idh/MocA family oxidoreductase translates to MKLNTLLIGLGRIASSLEKDPLRYHPCTHAGVLFSDFGKKKFLLRGIYDIDKEAISEFLNQWNLQNSEIHSTLNKIKKEKFNFAIISSSSDAHFENTKFAISLGIKNLLIEKPVCMNLKDLKNLISLQKKYNLKIWINHERRYHYLYQYIKNVVNTNLYGELRTIRASVLTSFRDPGNAFQEGGGPLLHDGTHAVDYIDFLLEDKPVQIFSKLIRASSVAKIEEQAIAVLEYPKNVFVFLEAGGKRNYFQFEIDIQTENGRFILSNDGHKFYKTNPSKLYKGFKSLQPLPLPKIPISSKNPWLNLYKEIHSVLTGKSNQILGSLEANERIFSTIQSIYKGKI, encoded by the coding sequence TTGAAACTGAATACTTTACTTATTGGGCTTGGCCGAATTGCTTCTAGTTTAGAAAAAGATCCACTTCGATATCACCCATGTACGCATGCAGGAGTATTGTTTTCTGATTTTGGGAAAAAAAAATTTCTACTTCGAGGTATATACGATATTGACAAAGAGGCGATTTCAGAATTTTTAAACCAATGGAATTTACAAAATTCGGAAATTCATTCTACATTAAACAAAATCAAAAAAGAAAAATTTAATTTTGCGATTATATCCAGCTCTTCCGATGCCCATTTCGAAAACACAAAATTTGCGATTTCACTTGGAATAAAGAATCTTTTAATCGAAAAACCAGTATGTATGAATTTAAAAGATTTAAAAAACTTAATTTCTCTTCAAAAAAAATATAACTTAAAAATCTGGATCAATCACGAACGAAGGTATCATTATCTTTATCAGTACATTAAGAATGTAGTAAATACAAATTTGTATGGAGAACTTCGCACCATTCGTGCTTCGGTGTTAACTTCTTTTCGTGATCCCGGAAATGCATTTCAAGAAGGTGGTGGTCCACTGTTACATGACGGAACACATGCAGTGGATTATATTGATTTTCTCCTAGAAGATAAACCAGTTCAAATTTTTAGCAAACTAATAAGAGCTTCTTCTGTAGCAAAAATCGAAGAACAAGCGATTGCAGTTCTGGAGTATCCCAAAAACGTTTTTGTATTCTTGGAAGCTGGGGGTAAGAGAAATTATTTCCAATTTGAAATTGACATTCAAACAGAAAATGGTCGATTTATTTTAAGTAATGATGGTCATAAGTTTTATAAAACAAATCCTTCCAAATTATACAAAGGCTTTAAAAGTTTGCAACCTCTTCCACTTCCCAAAATTCCAATTAGTTCTAAAAATCCTTGGTTAAATCTTTACAAAGAAATTCACTCCGTTCTAACGGGAAAATCAAATCAAATATTAGGCTCTTTAGAAGCCAATGAAAGAATTTTTTCTACAATACAATCTATCTATAAAGGAAAAATTTAG
- a CDS encoding methyltransferase, translating to MKFDPTVTNKLWEIVSRLPFESKYLVKLEREIKINPQVLFDNSIEQYFLELGSGWGEVAIELARTNPTTGYILMEKNRDRLKFTIREIEKYKLNNIRLICCNFNWFLKELFMKDSFHQIILNFPDPWPKKKHWHNRTLNSEFILTVYNLLKHKGIFLFATDHGGYGRVAIRTFRKSTLFKSNRSEYLFSRKGFPVSKFEREKQLENKVIYYLEREKLD from the coding sequence ATGAAATTTGACCCAACTGTTACAAATAAATTATGGGAGATAGTTTCTCGGTTACCATTTGAATCAAAGTATCTAGTCAAATTGGAAAGGGAAATTAAAATTAACCCTCAAGTTTTATTTGATAATTCTATTGAACAGTATTTTTTAGAACTAGGATCTGGATGGGGTGAAGTAGCAATTGAATTAGCTCGAACAAATCCAACTACTGGATATATATTGATGGAGAAAAATCGAGACCGTCTGAAATTTACAATAAGAGAAATTGAAAAATATAAACTAAATAATATTAGATTAATCTGCTGTAATTTTAATTGGTTTTTGAAGGAACTTTTCATGAAAGATAGTTTCCATCAGATAATCTTAAATTTCCCTGATCCTTGGCCTAAAAAAAAACATTGGCACAATAGAACTTTGAATTCCGAATTCATATTGACGGTGTATAATTTATTAAAACATAAAGGAATATTTTTATTTGCCACTGATCATGGCGGATACGGAAGAGTAGCCATTCGAACTTTTAGAAAGTCTACATTATTTAAATCAAATCGCTCAGAATATCTATTTTCAAGAAAGGGATTTCCTGTTTCCAAATTTGAAAGGGAAAAGCAACTTGAAAACAAAGTTATATACTATTTAGAACGAGAAAAATTAGATTGA